The following proteins are encoded in a genomic region of Neoarius graeffei isolate fNeoGra1 chromosome 6, fNeoGra1.pri, whole genome shotgun sequence:
- the LOC132887440 gene encoding protein arginine N-methyltransferase 8-B has protein sequence MGLKHSSRCLLLRRKMAEPDSPEQQPLSSAPSHSVQPSPLPKPVPSVNHAPRPTHPSHNAHTPHAASLPNCPGRGKMAKFLNPEEMTSRDYYFDSYAHFGIHEEMLKDEVRTLTYRNSMYHNKHVFKDKIVLDVGSGTGILSMFAAKAGAKHVYGIECSSISEYSEKIIKANHLDSVITIFKGKVEETELPVDQVDIIISEWMGYCLFYESMLNTVIYARDKWLKPGGLMFPDRAALYVVAIEDRQYKDFKIHWWENVYGFDMTCIKNVAMKEPLVDIVDPKQVVTNACLIKEVDIYTVQPEDLSFTSTICLQIQRNDYVHALVTYFNIEFTKCHKKTGFSTAPDSPYTHWKQTVFYLDEYLTVKKGEEIVGTVTMRPNENNARDLDFTFELDFKGQLCDADIAHDYKMR, from the exons CAGCAGCCCCTCAGTTCAGCACCATCTCACTCAGTACAGCCTTCTCCTTTGCCTAAAccagtgccctcggtcaaccatgcCCCACggcccacacacccctcacacaacGCACACACTCCCCATGCAGCATCCCTGCCCAACTGTCCTGGCCGAGGCAAGATGGCCAAGTTCCTCAATCCAGAAGAGATGACCTCCAGAGACTATTACTTTGACTCCTACGCTCACTTCGGCATCCATGAG GAAATGCTGAAGGATGAGGTCAGGACACTGACCTACAGGAACTCCATGTACCACAACAAACACGTCTTCAAGGATAAGATTGTGCTCGATGTAGGGAGTGGTACTGGCATCCTGTCCATGTTTGCTGCCAAGGCCGGTGCCAAGCACGTGTATGGG ATTGAATGCTCCAGTATATCAGAGTACTCTGAGAAAATAATCAAAGCCAATCACCTGGACAGTG TTATCACCATCTTTAAAGGAAAGGTAGAGGAGACGGAGCTGCCAGTGGACCAGGTGGACATTATTATTTCAGAATGGATGGGTTATTGCCTTTTCTATGAGTCCATGCTCAATACTGTCATCTATGCCAGAGATAAGTGGCTg AAACCTGGTGGCCTGATGTTTCCAGACCGAGCTGCTCTCTACGTTGTGGCCATCGAGGACAGACAGTATAAGGACTTCAAGATCCACT ggTGGGAGAATGTCTATGGCTTTGATATGACCTGCATCAAAAACGTAGCAATGAAAGAGCCACTGGTTGATATCGTGGACCCAAAGCAAGTGGTGACCAATGCGTGCCTCATCAAA GAGGTAGACATCTACACGGTGCAGCCAGAGGACCTGTCTTTCACCTCAACCATCTGTCTGCAGATCCAGAGGAATGACTACGTCCATGCACTCGTCACCTACTTCAACATCGAGTTCACCAAGTGTCACAAGAAGACTGGCTTCTCCACAG caCCAGATTCTCCCTACACGCACTGGAAGCAGACAGTTTTTTACCTCGACGAGTATCTGACTGTGAAGAAGGGAGAAGAGATTGTAGGCACCGTCACCATGAGGCCCAATGAAAATAATGCA CGTGATTTGGATTTCACATTTGAACTGGATTTTAAGGGCCAGCTCTGTGACGCGGACATCGCTCATGACTATAAGATGCGTTAA